In Panicum virgatum strain AP13 chromosome 5K, P.virgatum_v5, whole genome shotgun sequence, the genomic window GCCTCGACGCCTCTTCGATGCGATCTAGCGCGGCTTCAGCCTTCCTCCCTTCACCAGCACCACGGCAAGCTCCCTTGGTCTTGAAATGGCTCCGAAGAAGAACAAGTTTCCACCTACCACTTTCTTCGGTTCGACTAAAATGACCTTGGCCATGTTGGAAGACATGGAGAAGAGAGGGGTTCTCTCTCCTGGCCCCGGGAAGACGAGGTGGTCGTCTTCAAGGACTTCTTTCTAGGTGGGCTTCGCTTCCCCCTCGACCCCGCTGTCGTCGACATCTTCGTACGGTACGGCATTTTTCTTCACCAAATGATGTCGAATTCCTTCGCTCGGATCAACCTCTTCATGTGGCTGTCAAAGACGTGCCGCCTCGCTCCCACTCCTGATAATTTCGCTCGAGTGATGCGAGTACACTATCAACCGAAGACTATCTCCGTCCGAGGATCCGACGGGAAATCGACGGAGATGGAGCCCCAGTACGGGTGCTACACCTTTGCGTTCCAGCAGACCGCCCCAAGCCTCGTGGGGGCATCGAAGAACAAGTGGCCTGGGGACTGGTCTTCGTTCTGGTTTTACCACAAGGTTCCTCTCGACCCGGAGACGAAGCACCACCCTCTTTTTGTCCGGAAGCTTGGCAACTTGGGCGACACCCCAAAGGTGGACGTGGCCCGCATCCCTGCCAACGAAGCATACCTGGGCATCTTTCACGGGGTGTCGAAAGTGCTTAGCATGCGGGATATCATTGAGGAGTTCGTCGCATGCAGTTGTTTCCCTGTGAGGAAAAACTGGACCGTGTCATCCTAGGCCCCGTCGGAGAAGGAATTTTACGGGCTGCCAATGCCCAACTTCAGCGAAGTCTTCGGACTTCAAAAAGaacattagtttttttttcgaaGGCCTTATAACTTCTGTCTTCGGCCTGTAGAAATTGATGCCGTAGAGGTGGAGGCCCGCACCGACTAAATCCTTGGTCCCGTATTTGGGTCCGAGTATGATCTGCTGCAGACGAAGCTTGGTGGCACGCGGGGCAACCTGGTTTTCTCGTTCTTTGAGATCGAGGCCCCGCAGCGCTCCGCCGAAGCCCAAATTGCCACTCAGAAGCCGGCGGCCACAGCcggaggcgcgggcggcgccaccgctgtgcttgagaaaaagaagaggaagaaaggtGGTTCTGGCCCTGGTGGCGCGAAGCGCACGAAGCTTCTCGACTTCCTTTCTTCGTCGCCCCTTCGCAGTGCTGGGGAATCTGAGGATGACAGGGGTAAGGGGAGCCCCGTCGTTGCCACTTTGCATCCAATTGCCGCTCGGCCTATCACGGTTGCCGCTCCAGCGCTGAAGGCCCCGCTGGCTCTGGAGTACAGCGCCATGGAGCCAGACAGCAATGACAAACTTGCCCTCGACATCCAATCTGCCTTCGCAACCGCGGAGCCCCATGTGACGACTTCGGCCGCAGCCCCTTCGTCCCCCAAATCGACATCGACGTCTTCGGATTCATCGTCTTCGTCAAGCGGCGAAGACGTCGAGGGGCATGGGTCTGGTCTCCAGAAGCAAACCATTGCCCCTGATGTAGGCAACATTGGTGCCGTCGGCGAGGGCGGTCAGCTTCCACCCGCCAGGTCCTCCATTCGAAGGCCCGCAACGTCCACTTCGACGGAGAGCAGCAGCTATCACGTGAGCACCTCCGACCTTATTGAGGTGGCTGCTGTTCTCGGGATGCCGGAGGCAAAGCTGATCGGGGGTAATATCGTTGGTACCCTCCGATTCTCCAGCAGCGAGCGGGAGAGGAGGTTCCTCACTGAAGCTGGCTCCTCTTTCGGCTTTCCCCTCATGGAGAAGCGCTTGATGGCCACCGGGGCGAGCCAGATCTTGCAGGATGTCGAAGACCTCTCCCTAAAGGCCTTCGTCGCTTCTCGCTGCGCCTCCCGCCAATTGAGGATTGACAACGAGCGGGCTTCGCGATTGGTGGAAATGGAGGAGCGTGTGGCCTCCTTGGAAAAAGATAAAGCAGCTCTCGAGGAAGCCCTCGTCGCCGCGCGCTCCGAAGCGAAGAGCAACACAGAGGCAGCCGAGGCCGCTCGCCgggacgcgctcgccgcggaggAGGCCAAGGCCAATGCCGAAAAAGCCAAGACTGAAGCTGAAGAGGCTCGGAAAGCTGCCGAAGACCAGCGTGCCGGCGGGAAAGATGTAGTCTAGCGATGGCGCACCGCTATCAGCTCTTTCGCAGATTTGGTGCAAACTGATATGCACGGTCTGCTCGGGAAGTTCGCTCTTGACCCCTCGGAGATATCACAAGAGGAAAATGTCGAAGTGGCAGAGCTCTTCCGCTGGATCCGTGCCTCCTTGGCGATGGCCCGATCTGGCACGGACTTCAAGTGCGAGCTGTCCGCTACGGTTGCGGCGCGTACTCTTAGTGCCGCCGTCTGCCGTTTGCTTCCGGCGGAGAGCAGCAGTTCTTCGTCGGGCATTGTGAAGGCTCAGCTGCGGCTTCTTCAGGACGCGTCCTTTGAGTGGCCTTCGCTAGACTCCTTGCTCCCCGAGTCCCTCCCTACTTTGCCGAAGAACATCGCCAAGAACTTCGCGAAGTACTTCCATGAGAAGGGGCAGGGACTCGTTGATTTGGAACTGGAGCGCATGAAAGATCAGGTACCAGTTTCGTGTTTTCCGAAGCTCACTTTTGTTATCTTCTTCGCTCATTGGCATGTTTGTTTTCTCCTAGATTCAAGAGAAGGCCGAAATCTTCACTAGAGGGTTCCTTGGCGAAGCTGAAGCCGGCAACTTGCGAAGCGGCGCTCACATCAGCAACGAAGGCGGAGCCCCTGGTCAAGGCGAATGCGAGATTCTCGGGCAAGACAAAGGCAGAactggcgaaggtcaagaggacGGCGAGCCGAAGACTGGCGAGGTGTGAGGGGCGAAGGTCGAGCGATCTTGTTATTTGAGACTATTGTACTTAAGACGAATATATTATTGTAGCGATCTTGTTATTTGAGACTATTGTACTTAAGACGAATATATTATTGTAACTAACGCCTTCGGTATCTGCGCAGGACCCTGCGCTGGCCCCTGCGCAGATCACCGAAGGTACTGTACCCTGGCGACTGAACCGCGGGAATTTTTATGTTTCTGGTTTAACTTGGGAAAAGATCCAGACTCGCCATCCTTGGCTTTCATTCGAAGACTTCTGGTCTAATCGAAAACGTATATATGAATATCGGAACACCGATACGAAGTGCTTTTTTGCGGAGTTCCAGCGCGATCCTGAAAAACATGCGAAGATTTTATCCGAGCGCCGGCTTCGCTGTGAAATAAAACGTCTTTTGGACATTGATAAGCCTTATAGTGCACCCATGGGTCTTCtagagccgaagccggagcccgtggAGAAAGTGATGAAACCGCATGAATTCATGTATCGTCGCAAAGGAATTTTTGACGAAGAGTCTTCTTAATGTTGTGTtgcccggcggcggcttcgTCTTGCGCAGGTGTCGTCGTCGTGTCTGCCGAAGTAGTAGTAGTGTCTCCCTTCTTTGCCGCCATGTGGTGTGTCGTGGTGTGTCGAACcgacgggtgggcgccaaactgttggtggagaaTGCCTCCGGAACGGACGAACATTACAACAGTAAGGAAAGAACACACCAAGCGAAGCGGACAAACTTTGGATCGAACTTGGAGGCTTCGATCAAGCAATCAGAattctctctcccttttccccgtATCCCATCAATGTATAGGGgtcgggtatttataggtgacggTCCACCTACCACCCTCCGTTATTACACCGTAATGCCCCCTAACAACTATATTCCCGGAATATTCTAGGGACACAACTGTATTTTTACATCATTTAGTAGATTACATCCAGGCCCTTGCTGCCCACTGGGCCCAGGCTCACATATCATCACTCGGTAAACAAAATCCCTTCGTGGATTCCGGAGCGTTTGCTCCCCGACGCCTTTCTTTGCTGGTCTTCGACTTTGCCATTGGCGGATTGGTCTTCGTCGTCGGCGCCTtggtcttcgcctctcttcgctAGCCTTTATCTTCGCCGTCGGCGCCTtggtcttcggcgctcttcgCTAGCCTTCATCTTCGCAGTCGACGCCTtggtcttcggcgctcttcgCTAGCCTTCAtcttcgccgccgacgccttggtcttcggcgctcttcgCTTTGCCGAGCCGGTAGAAGACCTTGTCGTTGCATCCAGATTGTCCGCGGGCCTTCGGTCGATGGCCAaaggtggcgtccccaacaCGGGGCTTGAAACCCGAATTACCTGTAATAATTTCAGGTAACGTAGGTTGAAACCTGAATTAgcgttcgggtttttcgggttcgggctctggtttttcgggttcggattTCGGGTTTTGGGTAATCTGCCCACCCATACCTGTATATACCGCCTaaggggctcaatgcaataaATCGACCACATATATgcatcctactttcctacatggtatcacgagtctaGGTTCAAACCCTAGGCCTTCAGCTTCCGCTGCCCTCGCGCCTCCCccggggagatcgatctccgccgggggcagcgccctcgtaGGATCAGCGCGCGGATCCCTTTGATCCGCCGCGCCATCGCGTCGTCAAACAGCAGAAGGACCTACCTCTTCCTTTGCCGACCCATGGCGGCGCCGCTCGACGTTCCCGTCGGGTACCACATCGCCGTGGGGGTGCCACTGGGCTGCATGCCTccgcgtcgtcgtcctcctcggctCCGCATTCGGATCCGCCCACCCCTCCCGCGCATCAGGCCAGGCGCCCCGCCTcctaccagcgccgccgcaccgctccCCAAGAGCGTGCGTACCCTTGCGGCTGCGGAGGACCACCACGGGGACGCCGGGCTGGCAGGCTGCTGCACCGCCAATCGACGTCACCGCCGGGCcgcagcgctgccgccgccctccaacGCCGGTCCTCTCCAACGTGCCGCCGCAGGCCTgcttcccctcctccctctgcaccacgccgccggccgcaagGTCACGGCTGCGGGGGCGGCCTCTGGGGGTCGTCGGGCTGCTGcgcggccggagcagaggaTCCGCTTGGGTTGCACCTCCCCCCGTTGAGCTCCCTAGCCAGCGGGTTCTTGCCCCCTCCACCGATTTGCCTCTGGTCCTCTCTGTCTCTTGATCGATGGGTGTGAGGATAAGGTTGGGGAGCAATGCTACGTGCACCCGAGGTTGTACCCGCAGGTTCgtcttgatgctgctgctatttttctttttccgatCTAAGATCGGTTTGTGTCGCCCTGCCGTTCGTCGCCATTCATCGTCGACACTCCCGAAGGATGAGGTTGTTACTGCACCCTCCAGGCTGCAGTGACGACGttcgtgatcaagccaccctaCCGGTGTCATCGCCTTTTTaggcggtggcgccactcgccgccggtTTTCGTCAAGCAGGCGCTCGATCCGCCTTCTCGCCTCCAGCCGTTCTCGCGCGGACATCTCCGTcgatgttcctgaaggaagacgtcgtcgccacccctgatctGAGCGTGACACTTGCTGCAACAtgcgccgtcgccacccctgtcccgagcgtgacctaagtcgcaaaccgcgccgtctaccatcgtcatccgccgcaccgtcctgctgttgtcttcggcaagaagttgctgagtttgtgtactcgagcacctcgacgacgcttcgacacgcgccccctccacggcttcgaccacgtccacctcgacttcGGCTACTACGGCACTAAAGAGCTATCATTTGCATGAGTCTCCAGTCGAAGCTTTCGCACCTGCGTTCCGACTGCAGGGGGGAtacgtctccattgttctccagtctgaccgttcgtgttactaccgctacgactgcgaggggatgttagagtatattaggcaactccggatatagttagtttaggattgattgtaattccgggataaccttccttatctctaagagaggctacttgcccttcaagccatgtactcctatatataccgcccaaaaggctcaatgcaatacatcgaccacattatacgcatcctactttcctacaATACTTGATAGGACAACATCATTTGGTTATTTCTGTTGGGATAAAATGCACTGTATGTCCCTGAATTTGTAAGCTCCCTTATGCAATTGCATCCCTGAACTTGAGAACTGCATGTTCAGGTGACATGGCATTTTAGCGCACTGTAAATTGTTATATAACTCTGCAATTATCATTAAAGAACAAAGTACTGGGCCTCTGAGTTGGTAAAGAACGCAGTATGATCTATAATGTATGTGAATGGCATTAATCGATACCTAAAATCATGGGTATCATCGGCACCTTTCAAGTTTCAACTGAGTTCCATCCCATTCAAAGACAATAGTGGCATGTCTATTATGCGGTCATTCTTTCGTGGACCATTAGAATCTGGTCATTTCTATTGGAGACAAGTGTGTTGTGAGTCCTAAATTTGTGACATTTTGCCAATTGGATGGATCGCTGAGCATGATAACTGCACATTCAAGTCAAAACATTTCCAAGTAGCAATGACATGAATATATGATATAGGAGAATTTTCGTATGCAAATTTACGATTAGTCCTTAGGAGACAGAGCTACGCCCATGAGTTATTTGTGCCCCTTGTGATC contains:
- the LOC120706999 gene encoding uncharacterized protein LOC120706999; protein product: MEPDSNDKLALDIQSAFATAEPHVTTSAAAPSSPKSTSTSSDSSSSSSGEDVEGHGSGLQKQTIAPDVGNIGAVGEGGQLPPARSSIRRPATSTSTESSSYHVSTSDLIEVAAVLGMPEAKLIGGNIVGTLRFSSSERERRFLTEAGSSFGFPLMEKRLMATGASQILQDVEDLSLKAFVASRCASRQLRIDNERASRLVEMEERVASLEKDKAALEEALVAARSEAKSNTEAAEAARRDALAAEEAKANAEKAKTEAEEARKAAEDQRAGGKDVV